The nucleotide sequence TGAATGCTTGGATCTTTTTCCAGTAAAGCTTTACAAATCGTTCCTTTCCCTGCTCCCGAAGGGCCGGATATTACTATTAACAGTCCGCTGTTTTCCATACCATCCCTCTTTCTGATTATTTCTTAAGCCTATTTTGAGAATCTTGGTTATCTTAGTCTTCCTCTTGCTCTATATCTATTTCCACCGGAATTTCCTGTTCTTCCTTTTCCCGGTTCTCTAAGCGCTGAGCCACGGTCTCCGGTTGAATCGCTGATAGTATTATATGTTCACTGTCAGTGACAATCACGGCCCGGGTACGCCTTCCATAGGTGGCGTCCACCAGCATGCTTCTTTCTCGGGCCTCCTGAATCATCCGTTTGATCGGTGCCGACTCGGGACTGACAATGGCAACGATTCTGTTCACCGCCACAATATTTCCGAATCCGATATTTATTAATCCGCCGCTCATACTTTTCCTCCTTTATGGTTAATCTTTTATGGATTGCTGTTTGTTCGGTAACTATATCCTTCCCTGAAAGGATTGCCGGTCCTATAGGGATTATTCGATATTTTGAACCTGCTCCCGCATTTTTTCCAAGGCGCTTTTTACCTGGACGACTTCCCTGGATATTTCCATGCTGTGAGACTTTGAGGCGATGGTGTTGATTTCCCGGTTCATCTCCTGGAGAATAAAATCCAGCTTTCTTCCCATGGGTTCCCGGAGGCTTAGGGTTTTATGAAACTCTTCTCCATGACTTTTCAGCCGTACCACCTCTTCGTTGATATTACTTTTATCTGCAAAGAACACCACTTCTCCCTGAATTCGTTCTTCATCAATGTCTATTTGGTTTTGTACCAGCTCTCCGATGCGCTCCATCAACTTCTCCCGGTACTGCTCCACCTGGGTGGGGGCAAGATTTTCAATGATCTCTAGGGATGCCTTCACCTCTTCTAGCCGGTGGGCCAAGTCCTGTTCTGTTTTTTCCCCCTCATTTTTACGCATGGCGGAAAGATGACTCAGACCCTGGGTCAGAGCACTATGAATCCCCTCTTCAATCACCTTTTCCTCCTCTTCCCCGGTTTCAAGGGAAAGAACCTCGGGCATTCGTCCGATGGCCAGGGTGTTTACGTCATCGGTAATGGAGAGGTGCTCTCCAATGGCTTTGAGGCCTTCATAGTATCCCTTGGCCAGTTCCAAATCCACCTTCACTTCCCCCTTGGAGCTTTCTAAGGTTTCATAATTTACAAATACATCCACTTTTCCTCTTCGCACTTGTTCTTTAATCAATTTTCGCATGGGTTCTTCGAAGTTTAAAAATTGTTTAGGCATACGGATGTTCATATCCAGATAACGATGATTAACAGATTTTACCTCAATGGAAAAGGTTTTATTCCCAACCCGGGCTTCTCCCCTTCCAAAACCGGTCATACTGATTAACATAGGGTAACCTCCTATTTTCTCTATTTTAGTTCATAGGTGCCTTCACAAATGGTTTCCGCAGGCCCTTCCATGGTTATCCTCTTTTCTCGTTCCAAAATTTCAATTTCCAAGGTCCCTCCCGGCGAGTGGGCCTTAACCTTCCTTGAAAGTTTTCCCAGCAGGTTTCCCAGAACCACCACGGCGGTCATACCGGTCCCGCAACCCAGGGTATAGCCACAGCCTCTTTCCCAGGTTATGATTTCCACATTTTCCCCGTCAAGAACCTTAGCAAAATTCACATTGATACCTTCCGAAAACAGGGGATGGGATTCCACCGCCGGCCCTAAACTCTTGAGCCGTTCCTCGGAAAGGCGTTTTTCAAAGATCACCCCGTGGGGAACCCCCAGGATAAGGCTTCCCAGTTCCAAGGTTTCCCCTTGTACTTCCAGGATTTTCGATAGAAAATCCAGTTG is from Isachenkonia alkalipeptolytica and encodes:
- the remA gene encoding extracellular matrix/biofilm regulator RemA gives rise to the protein MSGGLINIGFGNIVAVNRIVAIVSPESAPIKRMIQEARERSMLVDATYGRRTRAVIVTDSEHIILSAIQPETVAQRLENREKEEQEIPVEIDIEQEED
- the dapF gene encoding diaminopimelate epimerase — encoded protein: MKIDFIKIHGIGNDFIITKDQLEPGDYSRGAKSICNRRFGVGADGFMAVEKSLKADVKMVYYNNDGSLANMCGNGLRSFSKYVFDNKEVKGRRFTVETLDGIKPVEITEVDPRGRAEKIKVEMGWYQLDFLSKILEVQGETLELGSLILGVPHGVIFEKRLSEERLKSLGPAVESHPLFSEGINVNFAKVLDGENVEIITWERGCGYTLGCGTGMTAVVVLGNLLGKLSRKVKAHSPGGTLEIEILEREKRITMEGPAETICEGTYELK
- a CDS encoding YicC/YloC family endoribonuclease; its protein translation is MLISMTGFGRGEARVGNKTFSIEVKSVNHRYLDMNIRMPKQFLNFEEPMRKLIKEQVRRGKVDVFVNYETLESSKGEVKVDLELAKGYYEGLKAIGEHLSITDDVNTLAIGRMPEVLSLETGEEEEKVIEEGIHSALTQGLSHLSAMRKNEGEKTEQDLAHRLEEVKASLEIIENLAPTQVEQYREKLMERIGELVQNQIDIDEERIQGEVVFFADKSNINEEVVRLKSHGEEFHKTLSLREPMGRKLDFILQEMNREINTIASKSHSMEISREVVQVKSALEKMREQVQNIE